A genomic window from Streptomyces sp. MST-110588 includes:
- a CDS encoding ABC transporter substrate-binding protein: MSTSRRAGRAATAGATALLLSLVAAACTGQSLPAADDDPHADVTLTFWHGWSDPKEIKAIDDNIAAFERQHPNIHVKSVANITDDKINQALRAGGPNAPDVVSSFTTDNVGKFCSSGAFTDLGPFLKKSGIDPAKTFPGPMREYTRFRGVRCALPLLGDAYALYYNKDAFKAAGIDAPPKTWSEFDADAVKLTRRTGDSYERLGFMPNFHAYETTITHYAAQWSPTYFDGHGKSTVGKDSAFRRVLTWQKHLAERLGGFRKLERARTSYGDEFGAKNPFHTGQVAMALDGEWRLGMALDSRPGFEIGVAPLPVPDDQAGTYGKGYMTGTVTGIAATSAKKNAAWELVRFLTTDTDAVVDFANAIHNVPSTFAALSSPRLKTDPRFRTFLDIAKNPHSNTTPASVNGGTYQVTLQDLSYRYEEGREPDLDAALRATAEQIDRDIVQAH, from the coding sequence ATGTCCACCAGTCGCAGAGCCGGCCGCGCCGCAACCGCCGGCGCGACGGCGCTCCTGCTGTCCCTGGTCGCCGCGGCGTGTACGGGACAGAGCCTCCCGGCCGCCGACGACGATCCCCACGCGGACGTCACGCTGACCTTCTGGCACGGCTGGAGCGATCCCAAGGAGATCAAGGCGATCGACGACAACATCGCCGCGTTCGAGCGACAACACCCCAACATCCATGTGAAGTCGGTCGCCAACATCACCGACGACAAGATCAACCAGGCGCTCCGGGCGGGCGGTCCGAACGCGCCGGACGTGGTGTCGTCGTTCACCACGGACAATGTGGGGAAGTTCTGTTCCTCGGGGGCGTTCACGGATCTCGGTCCCTTCCTGAAGAAGTCGGGGATCGACCCGGCGAAGACGTTCCCCGGGCCGATGCGGGAATACACCCGGTTCCGGGGCGTACGGTGCGCGCTGCCGCTGCTGGGGGACGCGTACGCGCTGTACTACAACAAGGACGCCTTCAAGGCCGCGGGAATCGACGCGCCGCCGAAGACGTGGTCGGAGTTCGACGCGGACGCGGTGAAACTGACCCGGCGTACGGGGGATTCGTACGAGCGGCTGGGCTTCATGCCGAACTTCCACGCGTACGAGACGACGATCACTCATTACGCCGCCCAGTGGTCCCCGACGTATTTCGACGGGCACGGCAAGTCCACGGTGGGGAAAGACAGCGCGTTCCGGCGGGTGCTGACCTGGCAGAAGCACCTGGCCGAGCGGCTCGGCGGATTCCGGAAGCTGGAGCGGGCCCGGACCTCCTACGGTGACGAATTCGGCGCCAAGAACCCCTTCCACACGGGACAGGTGGCGATGGCCCTGGACGGCGAATGGCGGCTGGGCATGGCGCTGGACAGCAGGCCCGGCTTCGAAATCGGGGTGGCGCCGCTGCCCGTACCGGACGACCAGGCCGGCACGTACGGCAAGGGGTACATGACCGGCACCGTCACCGGCATCGCGGCGACCAGCGCCAAGAAGAACGCGGCGTGGGAACTGGTGCGGTTCCTGACCACCGACACCGACGCGGTGGTCGACTTCGCCAACGCCATCCACAACGTGCCCTCGACGTTCGCGGCGCTTTCCTCACCCCGGCTGAAGACCGACCCGCGCTTCCGTACGTTCCTGGACATCGCGAAGAACCCACACAGCAACACCACTCCGGCAAGCGTCAACGGCGGTACCTACCAGGTGACTTTGCAGGACCTGAGTTACCGGTACGAGGAGGGCCGCGAGCCGGACCTGGACGCGGCGCTGCGCGCGACCGCCGAGCAGATCGACCGGGACATCGTCCAGGCCCACTGA
- a CDS encoding ATP-binding protein gives MADAPQFARVSQRLPRHRRSVGRARHAFMEQAAAWGLDEDTARTAELLIAELASNAVLAATGPGREIEVCWTLDPGTGALLMEVSDAGAGRPVVRTPGVEDEHGRGMVLVEALADEWGVRERGGIGKTVWARVKVGWAEALTGG, from the coding sequence ATGGCCGATGCACCTCAATTCGCACGCGTTTCCCAGCGATTGCCACGACATCGGCGCAGCGTCGGGCGGGCCCGGCACGCGTTCATGGAGCAGGCCGCGGCCTGGGGGCTGGATGAGGACACCGCCCGTACCGCCGAGTTGCTGATCGCCGAGCTGGCGTCGAACGCCGTGCTGGCGGCCACCGGGCCCGGGCGGGAGATCGAGGTCTGCTGGACGCTCGATCCGGGCACCGGTGCGCTGCTCATGGAGGTGTCCGATGCGGGGGCCGGGCGGCCGGTCGTGCGGACGCCGGGTGTGGAGGACGAGCACGGTCGGGGGATGGTGCTCGTCGAGGCCCTGGCGGACGAGTGGGGGGTGCGGGAGCGCGGCGGGATCGGGAAGACCGTATGGGCGCGGGTGAAAGTGGGGTGGGCGGAAGCATTGACGGGGGGATGA
- a CDS encoding helix-turn-helix transcriptional regulator produces the protein MTEYSSTLRPSTVLGRQLGDELRRFRELAGLSTAAAAETLDCTKGKISRIENGRVPVRVPDLVALLYAYGIDEPGVLERLTTLARTANRRRRDGWWNQYGQVLADTYRDYIALEAMSDSIRTFQCQLVPGLLQTPAYVRAVTLASKAWRSVDEIEQFVQVRLARQERLTSEPRLTMWAVVTEGVLRQQVGGSKVMSIQLQHLATMAEEPNITVQVLPFSRGAHAGMFGPYLLLSFPQVSALDVVRAENPTGAVWLERESEVGRYRELFDDARKTALSPTESMTLIRRVAKEHSQ, from the coding sequence ATGACCGAATACAGCTCTACCCTTCGCCCTTCCACCGTGCTGGGCCGACAACTCGGGGACGAACTGCGGCGATTCCGGGAGCTGGCAGGTCTGTCCACCGCCGCGGCGGCCGAGACCCTCGACTGCACGAAGGGCAAGATCAGCCGCATCGAGAACGGCCGGGTGCCGGTCCGCGTACCGGACCTGGTGGCTCTGTTGTATGCCTACGGGATCGACGAGCCGGGCGTTCTGGAAAGACTGACGACCTTGGCGCGTACGGCCAACCGGCGCCGCAGGGACGGCTGGTGGAACCAGTACGGTCAGGTCCTCGCGGACACCTACCGGGACTACATCGCTCTGGAGGCGATGTCCGACAGCATCAGGACGTTCCAGTGCCAACTGGTGCCGGGCCTGCTGCAGACACCGGCCTACGTACGTGCCGTCACTCTGGCCTCGAAGGCATGGCGCTCCGTCGACGAGATCGAGCAATTCGTACAAGTGCGGCTGGCGCGCCAAGAACGTCTCACCTCGGAACCGAGACTCACCATGTGGGCCGTCGTGACGGAAGGAGTCCTGCGTCAGCAAGTCGGCGGCTCCAAAGTGATGAGCATCCAGCTCCAGCACCTCGCCACCATGGCTGAAGAACCCAATATCACTGTCCAGGTACTGCCGTTCTCGCGCGGCGCGCACGCGGGTATGTTCGGTCCGTACCTGCTGCTGAGCTTTCCGCAGGTGTCGGCCCTTGATGTCGTACGGGCGGAGAACCCCACCGGGGCGGTCTGGCTCGAAAGGGAATCGGAGGTCGGTCGCTACCGAGAACTTTTCGACGACGCCCGCAAAACGGCGCTGTCACCGACGGAATCGATGACCCTTATTCGGCGCGTGGCCAAGGAGCACAGTCAATGA
- a CDS encoding DUF397 domain-containing protein, whose protein sequence is MIRTHDSSLDRIPATWRKSSYSGGQDECVEIADGFRTRVCVRDSKRPAGPVLTFPVDAWRVFVRDVGGR, encoded by the coding sequence ATGATCCGTACACACGATTCGTCCCTGGACCGCATCCCTGCGACCTGGCGCAAGAGTTCGTACAGCGGAGGCCAGGACGAGTGCGTCGAGATAGCCGACGGCTTCCGGACCCGTGTTTGCGTGCGTGACAGCAAGCGTCCCGCCGGTCCCGTTCTCACCTTCCCCGTTGATGCCTGGCGGGTCTTTGTCCGGGATGTCGGAGGTCGGTGA
- a CDS encoding HNH endonuclease: MPHVLVLNASYEPLGVVPLRRALILVLNEKAVSLEESGALMHSATRVIPAPSVVRLKRFVRVPFRGPVPLTRRALFARDGGRCMYCGGVATSVDHVIPRSRGGQHTWENVVAACRRCNHVKADRHVAEIGWRLRHQPAPPAGLAWRIIGTGHRDPRWLPYLQPYGADDALARIDAVSA, translated from the coding sequence GTGCCGCATGTCCTGGTCCTCAACGCGTCGTACGAGCCGCTCGGCGTCGTACCGCTCCGCCGCGCGCTCATCCTCGTACTCAACGAAAAGGCCGTGAGTCTTGAGGAGTCCGGCGCCCTGATGCACAGCGCGACCCGCGTGATACCCGCTCCCAGCGTGGTCCGTCTGAAGCGGTTCGTACGGGTGCCCTTTCGCGGCCCCGTCCCTTTGACCCGTCGAGCGCTGTTCGCCCGTGACGGCGGACGGTGCATGTACTGCGGTGGCGTCGCAACCAGCGTCGACCACGTCATTCCGCGCAGTCGTGGCGGCCAGCACACCTGGGAGAACGTGGTCGCGGCGTGTCGCCGCTGCAATCATGTCAAGGCCGACCGCCATGTCGCCGAGATCGGCTGGCGGCTGCGGCACCAACCCGCCCCGCCGGCCGGACTGGCGTGGCGGATCATCGGCACGGGGCATCGCGACCCGCGCTGGCTGCCGTATCTGCAGCCGTACGGCGCGGATGACGCCCTGGCCCGGATCGACGCCGTATCGGCGTAG
- a CDS encoding beta-N-acetylglucosaminidase domain-containing protein, whose product MRSLARSVPLSESVTVVAAPDADPYAMDALRTLLRDAGVRTVREAQPGGPLPADGPVLRVGGQQAQDALRALRAPARGDLPSGGYRLAVGQVSGRDTVALDGVGPDGLFHAVQTLRQLLVGGRGASRDGGGAPGGSWRIASVVVRDWPGTAVRGTTEGFYGEPWSRQQRLDLLDFLGRTKQNRFLYAPGDDPYRQSRWREPYPAAQRADFRALAERARANHVTLAWALTPGQAMCMSSQDDIRALKRKVDAMWALGVRAFQLQFQDVSYSEWHCDADPDTFGTGPKAAAQAQARVAGALADHLAERHPGSVPLSVMPTEYFQNGSTEYRQALAAALSDRVEVAWTGVGVLPRTITGGELATAREVFGHPLVTMDNYPVNDYAQDRIFLGPYTGREPAVATGSSALLSNAMQQPTASRVPLFTAADYAWNPHGYRPDESWEAALEDLSGGDRRAREALHALAANDASSVLHGEESGYLRPLIDAFWKARAAATNSGDPKDEERFTKAAHALRAAFHAMSGAPDRLPAAIAEEVRPWAEKLGRYGAAGERAVDMLLAQARGDGAAAWAAQRAIQNLRTEISKSTVTVGKGVLWPFLDRAMTESDAWTGARSAAPRPDKGSDATATSLTVPFGRTRPLTAVTVLSEPGAAAPSVSVEARVPGEGWRRLGGMSATGWTQARARGLHADAVRLTWAEGTDAPSVHTLTPWFEDTPAAGLELSRKDVDAEAGTTTAVDARIFSRRPGDVRDKLTVKAPKGFTVHAPERITAPRGGTATARIEVSVPKDAPARTYEIPVSYGDQQQTLTVRAHPRTGGPDLARGALATSSGEETPGFPASAATDGDPGTRWSSKAEDGAWLQFELDRPARLGKLVLNWEAHAAAYRVQVSPDGRTWRTAASVRESAGGRETVHMDAKDARFVRIQGEKRASRFGYSLWSVEAYAVTDGREER is encoded by the coding sequence ATGCGCTCGCTCGCCAGGTCCGTACCGCTGTCCGAGTCGGTCACCGTGGTCGCCGCGCCGGACGCCGATCCGTACGCCATGGACGCGCTGCGCACCCTGCTGCGCGACGCCGGGGTCCGTACGGTCCGCGAGGCGCAGCCCGGCGGGCCGCTGCCCGCCGACGGCCCCGTCCTGCGCGTCGGCGGGCAGCAGGCGCAGGACGCGCTGCGGGCGCTGCGGGCCCCCGCGCGCGGCGATCTGCCCTCCGGCGGCTACCGCCTGGCGGTCGGCCAGGTGTCCGGGCGGGACACGGTGGCGCTGGACGGGGTGGGGCCCGACGGCCTCTTCCACGCCGTACAGACCCTGCGTCAGCTCCTGGTCGGCGGCCGGGGCGCCTCCCGGGACGGCGGTGGCGCACCCGGCGGCTCCTGGCGGATCGCCTCGGTGGTGGTGCGGGACTGGCCGGGTACGGCGGTGCGCGGCACGACCGAGGGGTTCTACGGTGAGCCCTGGAGCCGGCAGCAGCGTCTGGACCTGCTGGACTTCCTCGGCCGTACGAAGCAGAACCGGTTCCTCTACGCACCCGGCGACGACCCCTACCGGCAGTCCCGCTGGCGCGAGCCCTACCCGGCCGCGCAGCGCGCCGACTTCCGGGCGCTGGCCGAGCGGGCCCGCGCCAACCACGTCACGCTGGCCTGGGCCCTGACGCCCGGCCAGGCGATGTGCATGTCCTCCCAGGACGACATCCGGGCGCTCAAGCGCAAGGTGGACGCCATGTGGGCGCTGGGCGTGCGTGCCTTCCAGCTCCAGTTCCAGGACGTCAGCTACAGCGAGTGGCACTGCGACGCGGACCCGGACACCTTCGGTACGGGGCCCAAGGCCGCGGCGCAGGCCCAGGCCCGGGTCGCCGGTGCGCTCGCCGACCACCTGGCGGAGCGCCACCCAGGGTCCGTGCCCCTTTCGGTGATGCCGACCGAGTACTTCCAGAACGGCTCGACGGAGTACCGCCAGGCGCTGGCCGCCGCGCTGTCGGACCGGGTGGAGGTGGCCTGGACGGGCGTCGGCGTGCTGCCCAGGACCATCACCGGCGGCGAACTGGCCACGGCCCGCGAGGTCTTCGGCCACCCGCTGGTCACCATGGACAACTACCCGGTCAACGACTACGCGCAGGACCGTATCTTCCTGGGCCCGTACACCGGCCGCGAGCCGGCCGTGGCCACCGGCTCCAGCGCACTGCTCAGCAATGCCATGCAGCAGCCCACCGCCTCCCGCGTCCCGCTGTTCACGGCCGCCGACTATGCCTGGAACCCGCACGGCTACCGGCCCGACGAGTCCTGGGAAGCGGCCCTGGAGGACCTGTCGGGCGGCGACCGGCGGGCCCGTGAGGCCCTGCACGCCCTCGCCGCGAACGACGCCTCCTCCGTGCTCCACGGTGAGGAGTCCGGATATCTGCGCCCCTTGATCGACGCCTTCTGGAAGGCCCGGGCCGCGGCCACCAACAGCGGCGACCCCAAGGACGAGGAGCGCTTCACCAAGGCCGCGCACGCCCTGCGGGCCGCGTTCCACGCGATGAGCGGCGCCCCCGACCGCCTCCCGGCGGCCATCGCCGAGGAAGTGCGCCCGTGGGCGGAGAAGCTGGGGCGCTACGGCGCGGCCGGCGAGCGGGCCGTGGACATGCTGCTGGCCCAGGCCCGCGGTGACGGCGCCGCGGCGTGGGCCGCGCAGCGCGCCATCCAGAACCTGCGTACGGAGATCTCCAAGAGCACGGTGACGGTCGGCAAGGGCGTGCTGTGGCCCTTCCTGGACCGGGCCATGACCGAGTCCGACGCCTGGACCGGCGCGCGCTCGGCCGCCCCGCGCCCCGACAAGGGCTCCGACGCCACCGCCACCTCCCTGACCGTGCCCTTCGGCCGTACCCGCCCGCTGACCGCGGTCACCGTGCTCAGCGAGCCCGGCGCGGCGGCGCCGTCGGTCTCCGTGGAGGCCCGGGTGCCGGGCGAGGGCTGGCGGCGGCTCGGCGGGATGTCCGCCACCGGCTGGACGCAGGCCCGGGCCCGTGGTCTGCATGCCGATGCCGTACGTCTGACCTGGGCCGAAGGGACCGACGCGCCGTCCGTCCACACCCTCACCCCGTGGTTCGAGGACACTCCGGCGGCCGGTCTGGAACTGTCCCGCAAGGACGTGGACGCCGAGGCCGGCACCACCACGGCCGTGGACGCGCGGATCTTCTCCCGCCGCCCCGGCGACGTGCGGGACAAGCTCACGGTCAAGGCGCCCAAGGGCTTCACGGTCCACGCGCCGGAACGGATCACCGCGCCGCGCGGCGGCACGGCCACGGCCCGGATCGAGGTGAGCGTCCCCAAGGACGCCCCGGCGCGTACGTATGAGATCCCCGTCTCCTACGGCGACCAGCAGCAGACCCTGACCGTCCGCGCCCACCCGCGCACCGGCGGCCCCGACCTGGCCCGCGGCGCGCTGGCCACCTCCTCCGGCGAGGAGACACCCGGCTTCCCGGCCTCGGCCGCCACCGACGGCGACCCCGGGACCCGCTGGTCCTCCAAGGCCGAGGACGGTGCCTGGCTCCAGTTCGAGCTGGACCGCCCCGCGCGCCTGGGCAAGCTGGTCCTGAACTGGGAGGCGCACGCCGCGGCCTACCGCGTCCAGGTCTCACCGGACGGCCGCACCTGGCGGACGGCGGCGTCCGTACGGGAGAGCGCGGGCGGCCGGGAGACGGTCCACATGGACGCCAAGGACGCGCGGTTCGTCCGGATCCAGGGTGAGAAGCGCGCGAGCCGGTTCGGCTACTCGCTCTGGTCGGTGGAGGCTTACGCGGTCACGGACGGACGCGAGGAACGCTGA
- a CDS encoding alpha-L-fucosidase, whose protein sequence is MNTFTGREWGSGAEDPKWFAPPRLDVGQWMRAYKAAGAEQVMLTVKHHDGFVLYPSRYTPHTVRASLGAPDVLDAYVRAARRAGLKVGLYLSPSDGAELPHAWHARWVAEIRQKQARGEPLTTPERVALEDGTRAPGGLGRFGNGSPVTARTVPTLVPGDDRAAAVRSGRLPSFTVMADDYDTYYLNQIYELFTQYGPIEELWLDGANPWSGSGITQKYDVAQWFRTIHRLSPDTVVFQGPQGVRWVGNEKGVARRTEWSVTPSATDPWTVLSGGLPNDSTDPDIGSRARLLAPTVKYLQWYPAEADVSLRPGWFHHPGERPKTPAHLMDLYEKSVGRNASLLLNVPPGRDGRIDAADVASLTAFGRAVRETYGTGLPAIGPGAGLSATGLPATGPGTESVSAPGAPRTFDRIVLGEDIRYGQRVERFVVRARTGGVWAPVAHGSTIGHRRILALPAPVTADAVRVEVLRARAAVHLLPVTTHLRRAPGGAPARSPAGPAVRAPRSALIR, encoded by the coding sequence ATGAACACCTTCACCGGCCGGGAGTGGGGCTCCGGCGCGGAGGACCCGAAGTGGTTCGCGCCACCGCGCCTGGACGTCGGCCAGTGGATGCGCGCCTACAAGGCGGCCGGCGCCGAGCAGGTCATGCTCACCGTCAAGCACCACGACGGCTTCGTCCTCTACCCCAGCCGCTACACCCCGCACACCGTGCGGGCCAGCCTCGGCGCGCCGGACGTCCTCGACGCGTACGTACGGGCGGCCCGCCGTGCCGGACTCAAGGTCGGCCTGTACCTCTCGCCGTCCGACGGCGCCGAACTGCCGCACGCCTGGCACGCGCGCTGGGTGGCGGAGATACGGCAGAAGCAGGCACGCGGCGAGCCGCTGACCACGCCGGAGCGGGTCGCGCTGGAGGACGGCACCCGCGCGCCGGGCGGGCTGGGGCGCTTCGGCAACGGCAGCCCGGTCACCGCGCGCACCGTTCCCACCCTCGTCCCCGGCGACGACCGGGCCGCCGCCGTACGCTCCGGCCGGCTGCCCTCCTTCACGGTCATGGCGGACGACTACGACACGTACTACCTCAACCAGATCTACGAGCTGTTCACCCAGTACGGCCCCATCGAGGAACTGTGGCTGGACGGTGCCAACCCCTGGTCCGGCTCGGGCATCACCCAGAAGTACGACGTGGCGCAGTGGTTCCGTACGATCCACCGGCTCTCCCCGGACACCGTGGTCTTCCAGGGCCCGCAGGGCGTGCGCTGGGTCGGCAACGAGAAGGGCGTCGCCCGCCGCACCGAATGGAGCGTGACGCCCTCCGCCACGGACCCCTGGACCGTGCTCTCCGGCGGCCTGCCCAACGACTCCACCGACCCCGACATCGGCTCCCGCGCCAGGCTCCTGGCGCCCACGGTCAAGTACCTTCAGTGGTACCCGGCCGAGGCGGACGTCTCGCTGCGCCCCGGCTGGTTCCACCACCCCGGCGAGCGGCCCAAGACGCCGGCGCACCTGATGGACCTGTACGAGAAGAGCGTGGGGCGCAACGCCTCGCTGCTGCTCAACGTCCCGCCGGGCCGCGACGGCCGGATCGACGCCGCCGACGTCGCCTCCCTCACCGCTTTCGGCAGGGCCGTACGGGAGACGTACGGCACCGGCCTGCCCGCCATCGGGCCCGGCGCCGGCCTGTCTGCCACCGGCCTGCCCGCCACCGGGCCCGGCACCGAGTCCGTCAGCGCGCCCGGCGCCCCGCGCACCTTCGACCGGATCGTGCTGGGCGAGGACATCCGGTACGGGCAGCGGGTGGAGCGGTTCGTGGTGCGGGCGCGGACCGGCGGGGTGTGGGCGCCGGTCGCCCACGGGAGCACGATCGGGCACCGGCGGATCCTGGCGCTGCCCGCGCCGGTGACGGCCGACGCCGTGCGGGTCGAGGTCCTGCGGGCGCGGGCCGCCGTACACCTGCTGCCGGTGACCACCCATCTGCGGCGGGCGCCGGGCGGCGCGCCCGCCCGGTCGCCCGCCGGGCCGGCCGTCCGCGCGCCCCGAAGCGCGCTCATCCGTTAG
- a CDS encoding acyl-ACP desaturase: MTIAPVGPVQERGRTAWSDAQLLYALEEVVEKELERHLKAAKEWMPHEYVPWSDGRNFDGVMGGEPWAPEQSKVSDIGRIALVVNLLTEDNLPSYHHEIATLFGRDGAWGTWVHRWTAEEGRHGIVMRDYLLTSRAVDPVELERFRMAHMSAGFESDNAHSMLHSVAYVAFQELATRISHRNTGHHSGDPVCDRMLARIATDENLHMVFYRNLLAAAFELAPDQTMSAVRDVVVGFRMPGHGMPGFERAAARMAIGGIYNLRIHHDDVLQPVLRYLKVLEIGGLGPLGLRAQEELGMYMGGLDGQARKFDERLAARNARIAARS, from the coding sequence GTGACCATCGCCCCCGTCGGCCCCGTCCAAGAGCGCGGCCGGACAGCATGGAGCGACGCCCAGTTGCTCTACGCGCTCGAAGAGGTCGTCGAGAAGGAGCTGGAGAGGCACCTGAAGGCCGCCAAGGAATGGATGCCCCACGAGTACGTGCCCTGGAGCGACGGCCGGAACTTCGACGGGGTGATGGGCGGGGAGCCGTGGGCGCCCGAACAGTCCAAAGTCAGCGATATCGGTCGTATCGCGCTGGTCGTCAACCTGCTGACCGAGGACAACCTCCCCAGCTACCACCACGAGATCGCCACCCTCTTCGGACGGGACGGCGCCTGGGGCACCTGGGTGCACCGCTGGACGGCGGAGGAGGGCCGGCACGGCATCGTGATGCGCGACTACCTGCTCACCAGCCGCGCCGTGGACCCGGTCGAACTGGAGCGGTTCCGCATGGCGCACATGTCGGCGGGCTTCGAGTCGGACAACGCACACAGCATGCTGCACTCCGTCGCGTACGTGGCCTTCCAGGAGCTGGCCACCCGCATCTCGCACCGCAACACCGGCCACCACTCCGGCGACCCCGTCTGCGACCGGATGCTGGCCCGCATCGCCACCGACGAGAACCTGCACATGGTCTTCTACCGGAACCTGCTGGCCGCCGCCTTCGAACTCGCCCCCGACCAGACCATGAGCGCGGTGCGGGACGTGGTCGTGGGCTTCCGGATGCCCGGCCACGGCATGCCCGGCTTCGAGCGCGCCGCCGCCCGGATGGCCATCGGCGGGATCTACAACCTGCGCATCCACCACGACGACGTGCTCCAGCCCGTACTGCGCTACCTGAAGGTCCTGGAGATCGGCGGGCTGGGACCGCTGGGGCTGCGCGCCCAGGAGGAGCTGGGGATGTACATGGGCGGACTCGACGGGCAGGCCCGCAAGTTCGACGAGCGGCTCGCCGCCCGCAACGCGCGCATCGCGGCCAGGAGCTGA
- a CDS encoding LysR family transcriptional regulator: MADWEIKKLRVLRTLHEVGTVTATAEALHMTPSAVSQQLTGLARQLGVTLLEAQGRRVRLTGAAHLVLRHADALFAQLERADAELLGYLQGEAGEVRVGAFSTAIPALVVPAVRELRRSRPGLTVRVREAEAAEVYELLADGSVDLALSLAAHAPGPRDPKFTHVPLLADPLDVALPAGHPLAAEPGLRLADLADEPWIYGTDGPWAQITTTACEHAGFVPERAHAAVGWTAILSMVAAGMGVALVPRMAMAGERGGAGVTVRVLHADQPRRHVVAAARRGSEGAPGPARVLAALQRAAAGQPRTRTVQSH; this comes from the coding sequence ATGGCCGACTGGGAGATCAAGAAGCTGCGCGTCCTGCGCACCCTCCACGAAGTGGGTACGGTCACCGCGACCGCCGAGGCGCTGCACATGACGCCCTCGGCGGTCTCCCAGCAGCTCACCGGCCTCGCCAGGCAGCTCGGGGTGACGTTGCTGGAGGCCCAGGGACGGCGGGTACGGCTCACCGGCGCCGCCCACCTGGTCCTGCGGCACGCCGACGCGCTCTTCGCGCAACTGGAGCGCGCGGACGCCGAGTTGCTCGGCTACCTCCAGGGCGAGGCGGGAGAGGTACGGGTCGGGGCGTTCTCCACCGCTATCCCGGCCCTGGTCGTGCCCGCCGTACGGGAACTGCGGCGCAGCCGCCCGGGGCTGACGGTCCGCGTACGGGAAGCGGAGGCGGCCGAGGTGTACGAGCTGCTGGCCGACGGCAGTGTGGACCTGGCACTCTCGCTCGCCGCGCACGCCCCGGGCCCGCGCGACCCGAAGTTCACCCACGTCCCGCTGCTCGCCGACCCGCTGGACGTGGCGCTGCCGGCCGGACACCCGCTGGCGGCCGAGCCGGGCCTGCGGCTGGCCGACCTCGCGGATGAGCCATGGATCTACGGCACCGACGGCCCGTGGGCCCAGATCACCACGACCGCCTGCGAGCACGCCGGATTCGTGCCCGAACGGGCGCACGCCGCCGTCGGCTGGACGGCCATCCTGTCGATGGTCGCGGCGGGAATGGGGGTGGCGCTGGTGCCGCGGATGGCCATGGCGGGGGAGCGGGGCGGCGCCGGGGTCACGGTGCGGGTGCTGCATGCCGACCAGCCGCGCCGGCATGTCGTGGCGGCGGCGCGGCGTGGCTCGGAGGGGGCCCCGGGCCCGGCCCGGGTGCTGGCCGCCCTCCAGCGGGCCGCGGCGGGTCAGCCCCGTACCCGGACCGTTCAGTCACACTGA